A single genomic interval of Lewinellaceae bacterium harbors:
- a CDS encoding TrkA family potassium uptake protein produces MKYIIIGIGNFGLALSEKLMLLGHEVVAVDKRMEKVDSIKDRVTLALAMDTTDKSAVESLPLRDADVVIVAIGEEEGPSLLTVAIMKELQVKRIVARTLSPVHSTILHAMGVQEIINPEEEAADRLARRLIIKGVIDSFYLSDRFNIVEIKVPEKYIGKTLHDIDVRHNHRVLVLTIIRYKKFRGALGGESVKRSVLGVVDIQTVLEEDDILVMFGDMKHISQFGVS; encoded by the coding sequence ATGAAATACATAATAATCGGAATCGGAAACTTTGGCCTCGCGCTGAGTGAAAAATTAATGCTGCTAGGACATGAAGTCGTGGCCGTGGATAAGCGAATGGAGAAAGTCGATTCAATCAAAGACCGCGTCACTCTGGCCCTCGCTATGGACACCACGGACAAGTCAGCTGTAGAATCGTTGCCTTTACGTGATGCGGATGTGGTCATCGTGGCGATCGGCGAAGAAGAGGGACCTTCTTTGCTCACAGTGGCTATCATGAAAGAGCTCCAGGTCAAGCGGATCGTTGCACGTACGCTTTCACCGGTCCACTCGACCATATTGCATGCCATGGGTGTTCAGGAGATCATCAATCCTGAGGAAGAAGCTGCCGACCGGTTGGCTCGCCGCCTCATCATCAAAGGGGTCATCGATTCCTTTTACCTATCAGACCGCTTCAATATCGTTGAAATCAAGGTTCCTGAAAAATACATCGGCAAAACGTTGCACGATATCGATGTACGGCACAATCACCGGGTGCTGGTATTGACCATCATCCGCTATAAAAAATTCCGTGGTGCATTGGGTGGTGAATCGGTTAAGCGAAGCGTCCTGGGCGTTGTTGACATTCAGACAGTCCTTGAGGAGGATGACATTCTGGTCATGTTTGGAGATATGAAACACATCTCCCAATTTGGGGTATCCTGA
- a CDS encoding ATPase — translation MSALTKWFDRLSMFLSMAIIAFFIWDFGFEHVHGVLYSYQWVYFLYLFIVAPISFYGDREKWRSFHWSYFKTFSFIIHFISLLTIFYTAYDLLFKGITLWHQHALGSFSLAWILFFAGLISIQHSLYLERFKIHPNLLFTSSFTLIILIGSLLLMLPNATEEGIDFIDALFTATSAVCVTGLTVMNTATDFSDLGQWIILFLIQIGGIGIMTYTGLVAYILRGGSSISNQIILKEMVNAKVIGGVMNVIRKILFITLMTETIGACILYYFMPESSGYRTVPYAVFHAVSAFCNAGFSTITDGLADPHIAQAGGVLMIIMTLIILGGLGFNIVFDVYDAVINRLHRLYLEVIRRDQLPPLRKKVHINTRITLVTTGSLLLFGTIMYYILEKHQLFGKLDEGQRWLQAMFMSVTTRTAGFNTMNLNTLSLASIMVTLLLMYVGASPNSTGGGIKTTVFAIGILNIVSLTRGKKNIEIESRIVAENSIRKAFAVIGLSILAIGIYIFLLSLSEKQFTLNQMIFEVFSAFGTVGLSLDVTPHLSTIGKVIIIFAMFTGRVGLFSLMLGLVPKAASMRYQLPAEELVVY, via the coding sequence ATGTCCGCTCTTACAAAATGGTTTGATCGCTTGTCTATGTTCCTGAGTATGGCCATCATAGCCTTCTTCATCTGGGACTTTGGGTTTGAACATGTTCACGGCGTACTCTACTCCTACCAGTGGGTTTACTTCTTGTATTTGTTTATTGTGGCGCCAATATCCTTTTACGGTGACCGGGAAAAATGGAGGTCTTTCCACTGGAGTTACTTCAAGACATTCTCTTTTATCATCCATTTTATCAGTTTATTGACCATTTTTTATACAGCTTATGACCTGCTGTTCAAAGGAATCACCTTATGGCACCAACATGCCCTGGGCAGTTTTAGTCTCGCCTGGATCCTGTTTTTCGCCGGATTGATCTCGATCCAGCATTCCCTGTATCTCGAACGGTTCAAAATACATCCTAACCTGTTGTTCACCTCCAGTTTTACGCTGATCATCTTAATTGGTTCGCTGTTACTGATGTTGCCCAATGCAACGGAGGAAGGAATAGATTTCATTGACGCTTTGTTTACGGCTACGAGTGCCGTTTGCGTAACGGGACTTACCGTCATGAACACTGCAACTGATTTTTCTGATCTGGGTCAGTGGATCATCCTGTTTCTGATCCAGATCGGGGGTATAGGCATCATGACTTATACCGGACTTGTCGCCTACATTTTACGGGGAGGCAGTTCGATCAGCAATCAGATCATCCTGAAAGAGATGGTTAACGCCAAGGTCATTGGCGGGGTAATGAATGTGATCCGTAAAATTCTTTTCATCACGTTGATGACGGAGACCATCGGTGCCTGTATCCTGTATTATTTTATGCCTGAAAGTTCTGGATACCGCACGGTGCCTTACGCTGTCTTCCATGCGGTTTCAGCATTTTGCAATGCGGGATTCTCTACCATTACCGATGGGCTCGCTGACCCGCATATTGCCCAGGCAGGAGGCGTTTTGATGATCATTATGACCCTCATCATCCTTGGCGGTTTGGGATTCAATATCGTGTTTGACGTTTACGACGCCGTGATCAATCGCCTGCATCGCCTCTATCTTGAGGTGATCCGTAGGGACCAGCTGCCCCCATTACGTAAGAAAGTTCATATCAACACCCGCATCACGCTGGTTACAACCGGTAGTTTGTTGCTGTTCGGTACCATCATGTATTATATCCTGGAAAAACACCAGCTGTTTGGCAAACTGGATGAAGGCCAGCGCTGGCTTCAGGCCATGTTTATGTCTGTCACGACCAGGACAGCCGGGTTTAACACCATGAACCTGAATACCCTGAGCCTGGCGAGCATTATGGTAACTTTGCTGCTGATGTATGTAGGGGCCTCACCGAACTCGACCGGCGGCGGTATCAAGACGACCGTATTTGCAATCGGAATATTGAATATCGTCAGCCTGACCCGTGGAAAAAAGAATATAGAAATAGAAAGCCGGATTGTTGCCGAAAACAGCATTCGCAAGGCATTTGCGGTGATCGGGCTATCCATTCTGGCCATAGGTATATACATATTTTTACTCTCGCTAAGTGAAAAGCAGTTTACTTTGAATCAGATGATCTTCGAGGTATTTTCTGCTTTTGGAACCGTTGGTCTTTCGCTTGATGTGACTCCTCACCTATCCACCATCGGAAAGGTGATCATTATTTTTGCCATGTTTACCGGCAGGGTTGGATTATTTTCACTCATGCTGGGGCTGGTCCCTAAGGCCGCATCCATGCGCTATCAATTACCAGCCGAGGAACTCGTCGTATATTAG
- a CDS encoding O-antigen ligase family protein, which produces MQNRHLLWILWGAVFFITGPGLIEPYQIFRALFILILALECLGLPDRQSSGRWFIPKPFLWIGASITWSALSIIWAYNLVESVWTLFLYFTPVISLLVVSQKWGKHHSLIAWVGYLGWIYALIVAVLLVSNGIRHGWTNQELYRIHYPSGHKSMIAAILVGWFPFMLNSDLPKKAIQGWVLLALALILFLQSRAAFLALLAFGVIWLLHQPIRWKTYRKLWVIPVIGLLIWWINPGRIRLRIHPSYILQSPTASDRLVMWQKTLHLIREEPLSGFGLGQWKVQWPALGIPSNQYYSDKDEEVVWTHAHNDWLETTAELGLPGSLLLFLFLASVWYYSGYLDPKLKSYSRALVGAYIMFSIFDFPRLRLDIQWIYLSWWVWSLRTTTVSGLSFKVNIPLKIASAGVLALMITYGMFHYADEYWVRKLWLARAAKQPDKIIALAGKINRSVMNLDEAAVPIDWYAGMAALDKGQQADALNDFRQARLVHPNHHDVWNNLGVIYFQQSQLDSAIICFGKAKQIAPSRWEYTRNLVNAYAAGAQYSEALKILDNWKDNADEKEALRRKIVEFQKASTSN; this is translated from the coding sequence ATGCAGAATAGGCATTTGCTCTGGATTTTGTGGGGAGCTGTCTTCTTCATAACGGGGCCGGGACTGATCGAGCCTTACCAAATCTTCAGGGCTCTTTTTATACTGATATTGGCTTTAGAGTGTCTGGGTTTACCGGACAGGCAAAGCTCCGGACGATGGTTTATTCCAAAGCCCTTCCTATGGATTGGGGCTTCCATCACCTGGTCAGCACTATCCATCATATGGGCATATAATCTCGTAGAATCTGTCTGGACTCTTTTTCTGTATTTCACTCCTGTGATCAGCCTCCTGGTTGTTTCCCAAAAATGGGGTAAGCACCACTCTTTGATTGCATGGGTCGGGTATCTGGGCTGGATCTATGCACTGATCGTCGCTGTTTTACTGGTGAGTAATGGGATCCGGCATGGATGGACCAATCAGGAATTGTATCGTATCCATTATCCCTCCGGCCACAAATCAATGATAGCTGCCATATTGGTTGGCTGGTTTCCATTTATGTTAAATTCTGATTTGCCTAAGAAAGCGATCCAGGGATGGGTATTGCTAGCTTTAGCTCTGATCTTGTTTCTTCAGAGCCGGGCAGCTTTTCTTGCCCTCCTGGCATTTGGAGTGATCTGGTTATTACATCAACCCATCCGGTGGAAAACATACCGAAAGCTGTGGGTCATACCGGTAATTGGCCTGCTGATCTGGTGGATCAACCCGGGAAGGATCAGGTTGCGGATACATCCGTCCTACATACTGCAATCTCCGACCGCTTCGGATCGGCTGGTCATGTGGCAAAAAACGCTCCATCTGATCCGGGAGGAGCCATTATCCGGTTTTGGACTCGGACAGTGGAAGGTCCAGTGGCCAGCACTTGGCATACCCTCGAATCAATATTACAGTGATAAGGATGAGGAAGTGGTCTGGACACATGCTCATAACGACTGGCTGGAGACTACTGCGGAGCTTGGGTTACCCGGATCTTTGTTGCTTTTTCTTTTTCTGGCATCAGTGTGGTATTACAGCGGATATCTGGACCCGAAGCTTAAATCATATTCCCGGGCTTTAGTAGGCGCCTACATCATGTTCAGTATTTTTGACTTTCCCCGGTTGCGTCTGGATATCCAATGGATTTACCTGTCCTGGTGGGTCTGGTCGCTGAGAACTACTACCGTGTCCGGCCTTTCATTTAAAGTGAACATCCCTCTTAAAATTGCATCAGCCGGGGTCTTGGCTTTGATGATCACCTACGGAATGTTCCATTACGCTGATGAATATTGGGTTCGGAAATTGTGGCTGGCACGTGCTGCAAAGCAACCCGACAAAATAATTGCGCTTGCCGGCAAAATTAACCGGTCGGTGATGAACCTGGATGAGGCAGCCGTACCCATAGACTGGTATGCTGGTATGGCAGCACTGGATAAGGGACAGCAGGCCGATGCATTGAATGATTTCAGACAAGCTCGTCTTGTCCATCCCAATCATCACGATGTATGGAACAACCTGGGGGTAATTTATTTCCAACAAAGCCAACTGGATTCTGCCATCATCTGTTTCGGAAAAGCCAAGCAGATTGCACCTTCGCGGTGGGAATATACACGGAATCTGGTCAATGCCTATGCGGCCGGGGCACAATACAGCGAGGCGTTGAAAATACTGGACAACTGGAAGGATAATGCGGATGAGAAAGAAGCATTGCGCCGGAAAATAGTGGAATTTCAAAAGGCTTCAACGTCCAATTGA